The following DNA comes from Plasmodium reichenowi strain SY57 chromosome Unknown, whole genome shotgun sequence.
TACGGTTCCTTTGTTTATATACctataaaaaaagtgtatatatatatgtatgttataattagttgttttgtttattattttatatattttcgTTATGAATATGTagattatttttattattattattattactattattattattatatatatatatattataattgtatttatgaatatttaatacatatgTGACATAATATTAccaatatatttaattgaAGAGCAAAcaagaatatatttatataatgaactttcattttttttaattgtgatacttatattattttatgattaaaattatatataacaaaatcacataaaatattttcttttatattaaaaattaattaaatttgtttaacctaaaatattattataattcatttaatataattaacaATTATTTTCCCATTATaccaatatatatattttttttttattgtgGAACCATACTTgcctttttatataaaatactaaaaaaaaaaaaaaaaaaaaaaaattaaattaaaaatataatatatcacattttttataattttgaattttaatttatgataaaatataattttatatcatgtcataaataacaattaaaatgtttttttatatttttcaaaaacCTGTTATGATATAGTAACAGTACatcttatatttttttgttgtaaaatatatgtatatatatatatatatatatatgtttgtaAATTATTAGTTGCTGAACGTGTATACCACATATAATTTACAATTGGGAAGAACATATAAGTGAAACTGttattaaaacatttaAATTCACAATAATGCAGTTATATAAGAACcattacatataataaaatgtattattaaaagtaaaacaaacaatatatatattttaatattaattaaatctaatatattttaataaatatgttttttttttttttattttgttctaAAATTTATTGTGCGTTATGCGTTTCTCTCTTATGTATctaaaattatataaataaaggtataaatatatatatatatttatatataatattaaaaataaatttaaggaaaagaaagtattaacataataaaataccATTGTATAGTTTTATGTAGTGTTGTACCTTATACAAACATATTCTCTTCATAATATAGAAATTATTGTAGtattttgataatatatatttaacatattaaatattaaaatggtagatatattattttagAATTCattgatataataattgtatGTTTACTAGTTGTAAcaatatatctatatatatttaaataaaaaaaattatattaattattattattattattattattattattatatatatatatatatatatatatatatatgtatattgaaaagaaatataggactttatataatataataaatacaataacaaaaaatatatttatctgTTATGTTcaattaataataatatatatattaaagtTTGTATATTGTTTCTAAAATGGTAGCTATTTcctataataataataataataatagtatctataatttaaaaaaaagtaataataaaaataaaaaacacaacataacatatatataatgtaaataatatattataaataatgatagaaaaaaaaaatatattggTTCATATGAGAAAAGATCTTTCTGTAACATTATTTGTAATGAACAACacatatttacattttgtAAATGAATGATTGTGTTAACACATCGTAAtttcaattttatttatagatAGTATGGaataattacatatatatattattgaatattaatataataatatattatattgtgATTTGATATAGTTCTATAACTATTATAAAcaagtatatatatatatacatatattcCATATGTTTTTTTCCTATACGATTACATATACCTGCACTTATGATTTTagtatttaatatatgtattaaaaaaatatattatttattaaagaataaaaatttttgaaaaaaaaaaattaatataatagtaaattaatacaataaataaacaaacaAATTGACACAtaacaaaatgaaatacatatgtacacttaatacatataaaaatatatagttattttgtaatcgaaaaaaaaagcatGGTATATTCAAAGAAAAACAGGACATGTACCAAACATCCTGCTAACATCTACATGGCACATAATATCTAGTCttctaataattttatgtattgaaattttttcttcattttcttttttcgTCGATAAcgtaaaattaaataaattattaccATAATTAAaactattattactattgCAACGATGGAAGCAATAATAGCAGTCTGGCAACTAGTAGTTGTAGCTTCTACTGCACCCACCTTTGTTGCTTCAAGTGCTTCTTTTTGTAATGCGAATTCTGCTTCATATTTGGTGGCACCAGCTTGTACCCAACTCCTAAGCGTCCTTTCCCCACCCTCGCATATTGTCGAATTACAAAAAGAATTCGTACTTCCATTTAATGGATTAGGTCGACACGAATCACCTAGTAGTTCTTTAGCACTTTGAAATAGAGAATCAAAATTGTTATATGTTGATTTCTTAACAATTTTTGTCAAATCAACGTAAAATTCTTTCTTAAAATGTGTAAGAAATTCATTAATTATAAGTTTCACAGCTTCAATACCAGCATTCGTAGCAGCTTTCGTAGCCTCAGTTACGGCCGCAGCCTTAGCGGCCTCAATTGCCGCAGGTTGCAACACACTTATAGCACCTAAAAGACTTCCATCTATCAATCCCATTCCAGGCATCACACCACCTCCCAATACACCTGCACATCGCAAACATCCTTTTTCCATTTTGTCCGCTATCGACTTTTCGCAAATACATGTTGGAATGGCGTCATTTTGTATATCAGTTTGTAATGTGGCAAACTTTTCGGTTAATTCCTTATCGATTTTgtcttttaatataatttttttaatttctttattgCATTGATCTTTACATTTTTGACGTGTAGTTTTCATCCTTTCGTCATATTCGTGTAATCTTTGTTGTGTCTGTTTATTGAAATTTTCCATGacttttttcatttctgTGTCATTATCATAGTTGGCAGGTGCGTACAATTCGCATTCACATAATGATCTATATAAATTTGTTGGTTCTCTGTTTTTTATATGGGGTGTGTTGTAATGGTTCCTTTGATTATATACCTATAAAAAATggtgatatatatatgtgatatTTAGATGTAGTTTATTtgatatgtatatatacatatatatatatttcttatgtatatgtatatgtatattttgactataaaattaagttatatgaatatatatatagttataattattatatataaattatgtaaacacatatatatatactttatatatatattatattattataaaaatggtTATTATATCCATACTTGcgatgatgataataacaatgtatttaatagaagagaaaataataatatgttatagCAGTGGactttcatttttattgttattcttatattattttatgattatacatataaataatttaaaatataataccttattttattttgtaaataaattaaatatgtttaaactaaaatatttatataggcttataatataatacacaattatttttcctttatgtaaatatatatttttttactGGATCcatatttccttttttatttagaacacaaaaaaaaaaaaaaataataataaaattaattaaatttaaaaataaataatataata
Coding sequences within:
- a CDS encoding rifin yields the protein MKVHCYNILLFSLLLNTLLLSSSQVYNQRNHYNTPHIKNREPTNLYRSLCECELYAPANYDNDTEMKKVMENFNKQTQQRLHEYDERMKTTRQKCKDQCNKEIKKIILKDKIDKELTEKFATLQTDIQNDAIPTCICEKSIADKMEKGCLRCAGVLGGGVMPGMGLIDGSLLGAISVLQPAAIEAAKAAAVTEATKAATNAGIEAVKLIINEFLTHFKKEFYVDLTKIVKKSTYNNFDSLFQSAKELLGDSCRPNPLNGSTNSFCNSTICEGGERTLRSWVQAGATKYEAEFALQKEALEATKVGAVEATTTSCQTAIIASIVAIVIIVLIMVIIYLILRYRRKKKMKKKFQYIKLLED